In Rhodococcus qingshengii JCM 15477, the sequence CCAAGCTCATCGAAGCTGACATCGACGGAAATGAGCTCTCCCCAGAGGAATTCGGCTTCTTCGTGATCCTGCTTGCGGTCGCGGGTAACGAGACCACTCGCAATGCCATCACACACGGCATGGTTGCCTTCCTCGACAATCCCGACCAGTGGGAGCTGTACAAGAAGGAACGCCCCAAGACGGCGGCCGACGAGATCGTTCGTTGGGCGACCCCGGTGACTTCCTTCCAGCGCACCGCGCTCGAAGACACCGAACTCGGCGGACAGAAGATCAAGAAGGGCGATCGCGTCGTGATGATGTACGCGTCGGCCAACTTCGACGAGGACGTCTTCGAGAACCCGACGAAGTTCGACATCATGCGTGACCCCAATCCGCACCTCGGATTCGGCGGCACCGGTGCGCACTACTGCATCGGCGCCAACTTGGCCCGTCTGGAAATCGATCTGATCTTCAATGCGATCGCCGATCACCTACCCGACATCACCAGGCTCGGGGATCCCCGACGCCTTCGCTCGGGCTGGCTCAACGGCATCAAAGAGTTTCAGGTTGATTACAAGACATCGGGCTGCCCGGTCAAACACTGATCCGGACATATACTGACCTGGTAACCGGCGAGTAGGTTCTGTGTAGGTTTTCGGGAGTTGCCTCTGCACTCTCGAACACGCAGAACTACAGTAGACGTTCCGGGAAGCCACTTGTTGGCAACCTGGAACTGCGGCGGCGTCTGCGGGATCCCTCATCTCCCGTAGGCGCCGCCGTTTGTAGTTCAATCTCCAATTCAGCCGCCGTACGGTTTGGTGATGGCTTCCAGGAAATGTCCCGACGGGTCGAGGAAGTAGACCCCACGCCCACCGTCGTTGGTGTTGAAGCCGGTACTCGACTGGCGCGGATCGGCCCAGTGATCCAGTTTCAACGCCTGTATCCGCTGGTAGATGCCGTCGAAGTCATCCTCGGAGACGAGGAAGGCATAGTGCTGAGACGCAACCTCGGCGCCTTCTTCCACCTGTGCGAAGTCCAACGTCACGCCGTGCTCGAGATCAACGCCGAGAAAGTAGCCGGCTTCGACTGGGCCTGGAAGACCGAACATGTGAGTGAAGAACCACGCAGACTCTTGTCGGTCTTTTGCGGCGATGATGGTGTGATTGAACGAAATGGTCATGAGTGACCCCTTGCGGTACGACGCCTCCATGCCTGACGCAGTCCGTCATCGACACGCGACGTTGGGAACCAGGAAACCATTTCGAGGTTCTCGGTGCAAGTACGACAGGCTGATTCGAATACGACGAGCGCGGCCCCGGTCGATGACCGGGGCCGCGCTCGTACTGTGGGTTCTCAGGCTTTGCGTGCCGTCTTCATCGCACGGTCCACTTCCCAGAATGCTCGAAGCGACGCGATCTTGCCGTCGTCGTTCACGCGATAGACGAACACGCCCTCGGCGTCGATGATCGAGCCGCCGATGGTGGTCCGGATCTTGCCGATGTTGACGTTCTCGTTGCCGCACACCAGTGAATCGTCGATCAGAAATTCGAGCTTGTCCGCGTTCGCGATCGTCATGTCGTAGAACTTGGAGATCGCTTCGCGCCCGTGATGGCCTTTGCCTTCGGGATCGAAGCCCGAAGGCCCGACCGGATCCTCCACCCAACCGTCCTCGGCGAAGAGGTCCAGCCAGGCTTCCTTGTTCTTGCCACTCGCTGCGGCGCGCGAAGCGTTACCCGCGACGCGGGCGGGGTGTTCGTCGGTCATCGCGGCTCCTCAGTTGATGTACTGCTCGGCGAATTTGCGCATCGAATCCTGCTTTGCCTCCAGTGGGGCATCGAATCCGATTCCGTCGAAAACCCAAGGCACGGTGATGATGTCCGTGACGCCGGCATCTTCGAGCTCTGCGTAACCGTCCTTGCCGAAACGGTCGATGCACACCGTCTGGATTTCGAACGGCTCGTTCTCGCGGCCGTACTCGGCGCGCAGTTCGCGTAGTCGTGCGATCACACCCACCAGGTCGTCGAATTTGATCATCGCCGAGGTCCAACCGTCGCCGACTCGCGCAGCACGCTTGAGTGCGACCTCGGTGTGGCCGCCGACGTAGAACGGAACCGGCTTGGTGGGGGCCGGGCTCATCTGCAGGCGATCGAAATCGAAGAACTCACCGTGATACTCGACCATGCCGCCGCCGAGGATCAGTTTGAGGACGTCGATCATCTCGTCCACACGTGCGCCCCGACGCTTGTACGGAGCGCCGCACCACTCGAACTCTTCCGGAGCCCAACCGATTCCGACGCCGAAGCCGAAACGGTTGTTCGTCAATGCGGCCACGGAACCGACCTGCCGCGCGAGCAGGACGGGATTGCGGCTACCCAGCTTGAGCACCTGGGTGTAGAACTCGATCTTCTCGGTCACCGCGCCCATTGCAGCCGCGGCGATGAGCGGATCGACCCAGGGGGTCTCGGCATTCCACATCCGAGACCCGTCCGGGGTGTACGGGTAATCCGCCGCCTGCGTTTCCATGAAGAACAGTGAATCGGGGAGAGCGATCGACGAAAAGCCGCATTCCTCGGCAGTTTTGGCGATACCGGCTAACTGGTCCAAGGGGTTCATGGCAACCCCGACGGTGTACTTCATCTTCGGCCTCTTCCTGATCGGCGTGTGTGCTGCTGCTTACGTGGTGGGACGTTCGGAGCCGACGACCCACATCGAGAAGTACTGCGAGCCACCGCCGTAGGCATGGCCGAGAGCCTTGCGAGCATCGGCTACCTGGTGATCGCCGGCGCGGTGCATGACCTGCATCGCCGACTCGGCAAAACGGATCATGCCCGAGGCGCCGATCGGGTTGGAGGAGAGAACACCGCCCGAGGCATTGACCGGGAGCTTGCCGCCGATCGCGGTTTCACCCGCCTCGGTGAGCTTCCAGCCCTGGCCTTCCTCCGCGAAGCCGAGGTTCTCGAGCCACATCGGCTCGAACCACGAGAACGGGACATAGATTTCGGCGCAGTCGATCTCGTTCAGCGGATCGGTGATTCCCGCTGACTTCCACAGTGCTGCTGCAGCGTCACGGCCGGCTTGCGGATTGACCTGATCGCGTCCGGCATAGAAGGTCGGCTCGGTGCGCATCGCCGTCGCGTGGATCCACGCGACCGAACGACCCTCGGCCTCGACCTGTGCGGCCGCTTCCTCGTTGCCGATCACCAGAGCGCACGCGCCGTCCGAGGACGGGCAGGTCTCGTCGTAGCGGATCGGATCCCAGAGCATCTGAGATGCCTGTACCGATTCGAGAGTGATATCCGGCTGCCGCAAGTGCGCATACGGATTGAGGCTGCCGTTGAGCCGATCCTTCACCGCGACGAGGTAGCCGATGTGCTCCGGTGCGCCCGATCGACGAATGTACGAACGGACGTGCGGGGCGAAGTATCCACCGGCACCGGCGCCGACGGGCATGTTGAACGGAACCGGTACGGACAGCGCCCACATGGCGTTCGACTCGGACTGCTTCTCCCAGGAAACCGTCAGAACCCGCTTGTGGACACCGGATTTGACCAGGCTGGAGGCGACGATAGCTGTCGAACCGCCCACCGATCCGGCAGTGTGAACACGCAGCAACGGCTTTCCGTTTGCGCCCAGAGCATCCGACATGGCGAGTTCGGGCATCATCGAACCCTCGAACAGGTCGGGGGCCTTTCCGATGACGACGGCGTCGATGTCGTCCCAGCCGACGTTGGCGTCGAGCATCGCGGCGTCGATGGCTTCACGAACCAAGCCCGCCATCGAGACATCGTGACGCTTTGCGACGTAGTGAGTTTGGCCGGTGCCGAGCACGGCCGCGAGTTGAGGCGTTCCGGCCATCAGTTCCGTCCCTCCAAGACTGCTACCAGGTTCTGCTGCAGCACAGGGCCGCTTGTTGCATGGGCCAGAGCGCGATTCGCCTGGCCGTCGAAGATTGCCTTGGCGGCGTGGCCGATTCGTTCCAGACCACCGGCGAACAGTGGGTTGCCGCTGAGCGGACCGCCGGACGGATTGATCGTGGTGGCGTCGGTCAGGCCGATCGCTTCCTTCAAGATCAATTCCTGGTGAGTGAACGGTGCGTGCAGTTCGGCGACGTCGATGTTGCCGACCTCGCCGCCCGTTGCCGCCTTGGCTGCCGACGTAGTGGACGGTGAGGTGGTCAGGTCACGTGCACCCAGGTTGGGGGAGTCGATGCGATGCTCGAGTCCGGTGATCCACGCCGGCCGCTCGCAGAGATCGCGGGCGCGGTTACCCGAGGCCAGGACGATTGCTGCCGCGCCGTCGGTGATGGGCGCACAATCGTGTGCGCGCAACGGATCTGCGAGGAAGGGGCTGGCGAGAAGGGCCTCGATGTCGACCTCGCCTGCGAGCTGAGCCTTCGGATTGCTCAGCGCGTGACGACGGCTACGAGCGGCAACCTCCGCCATGTCCTCGTGCGTCCACTTACCCGCGTCGAGTCCGAGTCGGGCTTGAAGTCCGGCGATCGAGACGGAGTCCGGCCACAGCGGAGTGACGAGGTACGGATCGAGCTGCATGGACAGGATCTTGCGCAGGTGCCCGGCGGAGGACTTGCCGAATCCGTACACCAGCGCGGTCTCGACCTCACCGGTCAAGATCTTGATCCACGCTTCGTAGAAGGCCCACGCAGCGTCCATCTCGACGTGAGATTCGTTGATCGGCGGGACCGCTCCGATGGAGTCGATGGCCGAGATGAAGGAGAACGCTCGTCCGGCCAGGTAGTCGGAAGATCCGGAGCACCAGAAGCCGATGTCTGACTTGGTGATTCCCAGATCGCTGTAGAGCTGCTGGAAGCACGGGACGAGCATCTCGACGCCGTTGGTGGTGCCGTTGGTTTCGCGGACGTGGGGTGCCTGAGCAAAGCCCACGACTGCGATGTCTGCAGAAGTCATTTCAGGAGCCTCACAGGTGGTGTTGGAAGGTGGAGTACTCGGCGTCGGGTTCACCTGTCGGCCGGAAGTATTCGATGTTCTCGAGGGTGTAACCCCACTCTTCGCGAGGCTTCCACTTGGCTTCGACGCGCATGCCCATCCGTACGTCCGCGGCATCACATTCGAGAATCAAGTGCAGGAACGGAATGTCAGCCCCGTCGAGAAGCACGTAGGCGGCCACGTAGGGCGGTTTGATTCGCTGCCCGAGGAACGGGACGTTGACGATGCAGAAGGTGGTGACAATTCCCTTGTCCGGCAGTTCGATCTGCTCGCTCGTCGGCTTCCCGTTGGTGGGATTCGCGCCGCGCGGTGGGATGTAGATCTTGTCTTCGGGTCCGCTGCGACCACCGATGAGCTTGCCTTCTGCGAGACCGCGGAGGTAGAAACTCTCCTCGGCCGAAGCGGAATGCATGAAGTGCAGGTCGACAGGCGTCGTGATCATGGTGACAGGATCGGCGGTGGAATCGACTGTCGCGATTCCATTTTCGCTCTCACCTGGTTCGAAGCACTCGATGTCCTTGATCTGCCCGATCCGCTCCGACGCCCAGCGAGCACGGACCCGCAGGCCGGTGCTGATGTCGTCGGGGGAGTCGACGTCGACTGCGTGGAGCATGGACGTGTCCGCGCCGTCGAGCTTGATCAGGGCCCACGCGAAAGGCTTCGTCAGTGGTTGACCCTCGATGGGTTCGGGCATCCACGTCCAACTCACGACCGTTCCGCCGTCGGAGACTCCGACGAAGTCGGTCAGTGGTTCGGCCGTGTCCGGATCGAATTCCGGTGGCGGCACGAAGACACGACCGTTCGACCCGCGTGCGCCGATCACCTTGCGATCACGCAGGGCAGTCACGAACGCGCCGATGGTCGGTCCCGTCGATCTGGTGTAGTCGAAATGGAGATTCAATGGTGCGCTCAGGGGCTTGTCGGCCACCCCGCTCTTTCCGATGGTCACAAGATCGAGTAGAACAGGTTCTAGAGATTGTGGCAAGAGTCACTTCTGATCACCGGCAATGTGGAGGCCTGCGATGAAGCTTGGGTTGCAACTCGGATACTGGGGCGCACAGCCGCCGGCAAACGCCCCGGAACTGATCGAGGCCGCGGAAGGCGCCGGATTCGACGCGGTCTTCGCGGCGGAGTCGTGGGGCTCGGACGCTTTCACCCCGCTCGCCTGGTGGGGATCGCGCACCGAGACGGTTCGGCTCGGTACTTCCGTCGTACAGATTTCGGCGCGAACACCGACCAGCTGTGCCATGCACGCGCTCACTCTCGATCACCTCAACGGTGGGCGAACGATCCTCGGGCTCGGCGTATCCGGACCGCAGGTCGTCGAAGGTTGGTACGGCCAGCCGTTCGAGAAGCCGCTCGCGCGCACCCGCGAATACGTCTCGATCGTGCGCCAGGTCCTCGCCCGTGAAGTGCCCGTCACCAGTCCCGGCCCCCACTACCCTCTGCCGTATGCGGGACCGGGCAGTTCGGGACTTGGCAAGCCGCTCAAGCCCATTACGCACCCGCTGCGTGCGGACATCCCGATCTGGCTCGGCGCCGAAGGGCCGAAGAACGTCGCGCTCGCCGGTGAAATCGCCGACGGCTGGCTGGCGATCTACTACACCCCGCGCCTGGCCCCGATGTACAACAAGTGGCTCGACGAAGGGTTCGCGCGCGCCGGGGCCCGTCGTAGTCGCGAAGACTTCGAGGTGGCCGCCACGTGCCAGGTCATCGTGACCGACGATCGCGCCGCTGCCATCGCCGCTCTCAAGCCGATGACCGCCCTCTACGTGGGCGGAATGGGCGCCCCGGAGTTGAACTTTCACGCGCAGGTCTACAAGCGGATGGGCTACGAGAAGGAGGTCGACG encodes:
- a CDS encoding VOC family protein gives rise to the protein MTISFNHTIIAAKDRQESAWFFTHMFGLPGPVEAGYFLGVDLEHGVTLDFAQVEEGAEVASQHYAFLVSEDDFDGIYQRIQALKLDHWADPRQSSTGFNTNDGGRGVYFLDPSGHFLEAITKPYGG
- a CDS encoding nuclear transport factor 2 family protein — its product is MTDEHPARVAGNASRAAASGKNKEAWLDLFAEDGWVEDPVGPSGFDPEGKGHHGREAISKFYDMTIANADKLEFLIDDSLVCGNENVNIGKIRTTIGGSIIDAEGVFVYRVNDDGKIASLRAFWEVDRAMKTARKA
- a CDS encoding TIGR03619 family F420-dependent LLM class oxidoreductase yields the protein MKYTVGVAMNPLDQLAGIAKTAEECGFSSIALPDSLFFMETQAADYPYTPDGSRMWNAETPWVDPLIAAAAMGAVTEKIEFYTQVLKLGSRNPVLLARQVGSVAALTNNRFGFGVGIGWAPEEFEWCGAPYKRRGARVDEMIDVLKLILGGGMVEYHGEFFDFDRLQMSPAPTKPVPFYVGGHTEVALKRAARVGDGWTSAMIKFDDLVGVIARLRELRAEYGRENEPFEIQTVCIDRFGKDGYAELEDAGVTDIITVPWVFDGIGFDAPLEAKQDSMRKFAEQYIN
- a CDS encoding thiolase domain-containing protein, giving the protein MAGTPQLAAVLGTGQTHYVAKRHDVSMAGLVREAIDAAMLDANVGWDDIDAVVIGKAPDLFEGSMMPELAMSDALGANGKPLLRVHTAGSVGGSTAIVASSLVKSGVHKRVLTVSWEKQSESNAMWALSVPVPFNMPVGAGAGGYFAPHVRSYIRRSGAPEHIGYLVAVKDRLNGSLNPYAHLRQPDITLESVQASQMLWDPIRYDETCPSSDGACALVIGNEEAAAQVEAEGRSVAWIHATAMRTEPTFYAGRDQVNPQAGRDAAAALWKSAGITDPLNEIDCAEIYVPFSWFEPMWLENLGFAEEGQGWKLTEAGETAIGGKLPVNASGGVLSSNPIGASGMIRFAESAMQVMHRAGDHQVADARKALGHAYGGGSQYFSMWVVGSERPTT
- a CDS encoding thiolase domain-containing protein, which codes for MTSADIAVVGFAQAPHVRETNGTTNGVEMLVPCFQQLYSDLGITKSDIGFWCSGSSDYLAGRAFSFISAIDSIGAVPPINESHVEMDAAWAFYEAWIKILTGEVETALVYGFGKSSAGHLRKILSMQLDPYLVTPLWPDSVSIAGLQARLGLDAGKWTHEDMAEVAARSRRHALSNPKAQLAGEVDIEALLASPFLADPLRAHDCAPITDGAAAIVLASGNRARDLCERPAWITGLEHRIDSPNLGARDLTTSPSTTSAAKAATGGEVGNIDVAELHAPFTHQELILKEAIGLTDATTINPSGGPLSGNPLFAGGLERIGHAAKAIFDGQANRALAHATSGPVLQQNLVAVLEGRN
- a CDS encoding Zn-ribbon domain-containing OB-fold protein; this encodes MTIGKSGVADKPLSAPLNLHFDYTRSTGPTIGAFVTALRDRKVIGARGSNGRVFVPPPEFDPDTAEPLTDFVGVSDGGTVVSWTWMPEPIEGQPLTKPFAWALIKLDGADTSMLHAVDVDSPDDISTGLRVRARWASERIGQIKDIECFEPGESENGIATVDSTADPVTMITTPVDLHFMHSASAEESFYLRGLAEGKLIGGRSGPEDKIYIPPRGANPTNGKPTSEQIELPDKGIVTTFCIVNVPFLGQRIKPPYVAAYVLLDGADIPFLHLILECDAADVRMGMRVEAKWKPREEWGYTLENIEYFRPTGEPDAEYSTFQHHL
- a CDS encoding LLM class F420-dependent oxidoreductase, with the protein product MKLGLQLGYWGAQPPANAPELIEAAEGAGFDAVFAAESWGSDAFTPLAWWGSRTETVRLGTSVVQISARTPTSCAMHALTLDHLNGGRTILGLGVSGPQVVEGWYGQPFEKPLARTREYVSIVRQVLAREVPVTSPGPHYPLPYAGPGSSGLGKPLKPITHPLRADIPIWLGAEGPKNVALAGEIADGWLAIYYTPRLAPMYNKWLDEGFARAGARRSREDFEVAATCQVIVTDDRAAAIAALKPMTALYVGGMGAPELNFHAQVYKRMGYEKEVDEIGRLFMSGRKDEAAAVVPDEMVTETMIIGNVDEVRADVKRWEEAGVTMLLVTCRDADHVRELAAAVGG